A genomic region of Bombus pyrosoma isolate SC7728 linkage group LG6, ASM1482585v1, whole genome shotgun sequence contains the following coding sequences:
- the LOC122568656 gene encoding arginine kinase-like has translation MCDKRLCACEKKTMPGFMNPNDERAKALEQAYAEFAQIDSRSLLKKHLTQQVFDTLKTRVTNTGSTLMDVIQSGLKNPDSGVGVYAPDQDAYDVFAALFDPVIEEYHINFTSSDVHPDFDWGEPEQLGDLDPEGQFVISTRIRCARSVNGYPLNPTMTKSHYLDLEAKVQQALRSLDGELKGTYYSLAAMDKETQQQLIDDHFLFKEGDRFLEAANANRFWPSGRGIFFNEAKTFLVWCNEEDHMRLISMEKGGNLSSVYSRLVKAVTEVGKEIRFSRHRRFGFLTFCPTNLGTTIRASVHIRLPKLSENYTRFEEIANTYHLQIDRSRGRYELQNRKWVNREIIPRFHVIIIIER, from the exons CGTGCGAAGGCCCTCGAACAAGCGTATGCGGAGTTCGCTCAAATCGATAGCAGGTCGCTATTGAAGAAACACTTAACGCAGCAGGTGTTCGATACGCTTAAGACACGCGTAACGAATACCGGCTCCACTTTGATGGACGTGATCCAATCGGGTTTAAAGAATCCAGACTCGGGCGTTGGTGTTTACGCGCCTGATCAGGACGCTTATGACGTGTTCGCTGCTTTGTTCGACCCAGTGATCGAGGAGTATCATATTAATTTCACATCGAGCGACGTCCATCCAGATTTTGATTGGGGAGAACCGGAGCAACTAGGAGATCTCGATCCTGAGGGACAATTCGTGATTTCGACGAGAATCCGTTGCGCCAGATCGGTCAATGGGTATCCGTTGAATCCTACTATGACCAAATCCCACTACTTGGATTTGGAGGCGAAG GTACAGCAAGCCTTACGCTCGTTAGACGGCGAACTGAAAGGGACTTATTACAGTCTGGCCGCGATGGACAAAGAGACGCAACAACAACTGATAGACGATCACTTTCTGTTCAAGGAGGGTGATCGATTTTTAGAGGCAGCCAACGCCAATAGGTTCTGGCCAAGCG GcagaggaatattttttaacgaggCAAAAACTTTTCTCGTCTGGTGCAACGAGGAGGATCACATGCGTCTGATATCGATGGAAAAGGGTGGCAATCTGTCGTCCGTGTACTCGAGGCTTGTTAAAGCGGTTACCGAAGTCGGGAAGGAAATACGATTCTCGCGGCACCGTCGGTTCGGCTTCCTCACATTTTGCCCGACCAACCTGGGGACAACCATCAGGGCCTCTGTTCATATCCGCCTTCCGAAATTGAGCGAGAATTATACGAGATTCGAAGAAATCGCGAATACATACCATCTTCAG ATCGATCGGTCACGCGGCCGTTACGAGTTGCAAAATCGTAAATGGGTAAACAGAGAAATAATTCCACGGTTCCACGTAATTATCATTATCGAACGTTAG